A stretch of the Cheilinus undulatus linkage group 11, ASM1832078v1, whole genome shotgun sequence genome encodes the following:
- the naa10 gene encoding N-alpha-acetyltransferase 10 — protein MNIRNARPEDLMNMQHCNLLCLPENYQMKYYFYHGLSWPQLSYIAEDENGKIVGYVLAKMEEDPDDVPHGHITSLAVKRSHRRLGLAQKLMDQASRAMIENFNAKYVSLHVRKSNRAALHLYSNTLKFQISEVEPKYYADGEDAYAMKRDLAHMADELRKPGVRVSGQEAPSGQSLSGSGDQERESERDSGGESKELSEVSEATESTDVKDSSSDSQ, from the exons ATGAACATACGAAACGCGAGG CCGGAAGACCTTATGAACATGCAGCACTGTAACCTGCTGTGTCTTCCTGAAAACTACCAGATGAAATACTATTTCTATCACGGGTTGTCCTGGCCTCAG CTCTCATACATTGCTGAggatgaaaatggaaaaatcgTGGGATATGtgttggcaaaaat GGAGGAGGACCCGGATGATGTACCCCATGGACACATCACATCCCTT GCGGTGAAGCGCTCCCACAGACGTCTTGGCTTGGCTCAGAAGCTTATGGACCAGGCTAGCAGGGCCATGATAGAAaattttaatgctaaatatGTCTCTCTTCATGTTCGCAAAAG CAACCGAGCAGCCCTCCACCTGTACTCAAACACACTCAAATTCCA GATTAGCGAGGTAGAGCCTAAATACTATGCAGATGGTGAGGATGCCTACGCCATGAAGAGAGACCTCGCCCACATGGCCGATGAG CTGAGGAAGCCCGGGGTTCGTGTGTCGGGTCAGGAGGCACCATCCGGCCAGAGCCTGTCAGGGTCTGGCgaccaggagagagagagcgagcgagaCAGTGGAGGAGAGAGCAAAGAGCTGAGTGAAGTCAGCGAGGCGACAGAAAGCACAGACGTTAAAGATTCTTCTTCTGATTCACAATGA